In one Alphaproteobacteria bacterium RIFCSPHIGHO2_01_FULL_41_14 genomic region, the following are encoded:
- a CDS encoding 30S ribosomal protein S19 produces MSRSVWKGPFVDGYLLKKAEVVLSSGRKDVIKTWSRRSTILPQFVGVTFGVHNGKKFVPVFVTENMVGHKLGEFAPTRTFYGHSADKKAQKG; encoded by the coding sequence GTGTCTCGTTCAGTTTGGAAAGGCCCTTTTGTTGATGGATATTTGCTGAAGAAAGCAGAAGTTGTTCTCAGCTCTGGTCGTAAAGATGTGATCAAAACATGGTCGCGTCGGTCGACAATTCTTCCTCAATTTGTGGGTGTCACCTTTGGGGTGCACAATGGAAAGAAATTCGTTCCTGTTTTCGTGACAGAAAACATGGTTGGACATAAGTTGGGTGAGTTTGCGCCGACGCGGACCTTTTATGGTCACTCGGCGGATAAAAAAGCTCAGAAAGGTTAG
- a CDS encoding 50S ribosomal protein L22 — translation MSKKSLPRQLSDKQALASAKAIRTSPQKLGLIADLIRHKSVNEALAQLTFSKRRVSGEVKKVLSSAVANAENNHQLDIDRLFVMRVEVGKAFVLKRFMARAKGRGAKILKPYSNIKIVVEQREENR, via the coding sequence ATGAGTAAAAAATCGCTTCCAAGGCAGCTCTCTGATAAGCAAGCTCTCGCTTCTGCAAAGGCTATTCGTACATCGCCTCAGAAGTTGGGGTTGATTGCCGATTTGATTCGACACAAGTCCGTGAATGAGGCTTTGGCTCAGCTTACGTTTTCTAAGCGTCGCGTTTCCGGAGAAGTTAAAAAAGTTTTGTCCTCTGCGGTGGCGAACGCTGAGAATAATCATCAATTAGATATAGATCGTTTGTTTGTGATGCGGGTAGAGGTTGGAAAAGCTTTTGTCCTAAAAAGATTTATGGCGCGTGCCAAAGGAAGAGGGGCAAAAATTTTGAAACCGTACAGTAATATAAAGATTGTTGTTGAGCAACGTGAGGAGAATCGCTAA